CAGGCGCTCCAATTGAAATTATTGTTCCATCAGAAGGTGTTGGATGGGATATGGAAGCAACAGCAATTATCAAAGGAACTAAAAACCTAGAAGCAGCAAAAACATTAGCTGATTGGTCTATTAGCTTAAAAGCTAATCAGATGTACAATGATGCTTATGCTGTGGTTGGTATTCCTGGTATTGCTAAGCCAGTGGAGCATTTTCCTGAAAATCTAGTTGACAGTATGATCGACAATGATTTTGAATTTGCGGCTTCAAATAGATCAAGAATTTTAGAGGAATGGCAAAATCGCTATGACTCTAAATCTGAGCCAAAATAATAAAAATAAAACTTCTTGCTAAGCTTATATCTATAAGCTTAGCATAAGGGACTATGTCAGAATATTTAACAGTATCGAATATCAGTAAATCGTTCGGCTCTTTTCAAGCCTTAAAAGAAGCATCTTTTTGTGTCAATGAAGGAGAGTTGGTTTGTATTCTTGGCCCTTCGGGATGTGGAAAAACGACTTTGCTACGTGTTATAGCCGGGTTAGAAGAACAGAGTTCAGGAGAAATCGTCCAAAAAGGCGTCACCATATCTAACCTTCCCCCAGATCAAAGAGATTTTGGAATCGTCTTTCAGTCTTATGCGCTTTTTCCTAATTTAACGATTAAAAAGAATATTATATTTGGGTTACAAACCCGCAAACAAAGTTCAGAAATAATTGAGAATAGACTTAATGAACTATTATCGTTGATCGGTTTAGAGTCTCACAAAAATAAGTATCCAGCACAACTTTCAGGAGGAGAACAACAAAGAGTAGCTCTTGCAAGGGCGTTGGCACCATCGCCCGGACTTTTATTACTTGATGAACCTTTATCTGCTTTGGATGCAAAAGTTAGACAATTTTTAAGATTAGAAATTAAAAACCTTCAAAAAAAATTAGGCGTTACGACGATTATGGTTACTCATGATCAAGAGGAAGCATTGTCAATGGCCGACCGTATAATTCTAATGAATAAAGGCGTGATCGAACAAATTGGCACCCCTCAAGAACTTTACTCCAAACCTGATACCAGTTTTACGGCTGACTTTATTGGGAAAACAAATTTAATTTCTGCAAAAAAAGTATCTGAGAATAAAATCAAAATGCTTGGGCAAGAGTTTAATTGCAGTGAACCTTTGATGAGTGAAGAGATAACTGTTGCTATACGCCCAGAAGATATCAAAATTTCAAAACAAGAGAGTGACCCCAATACAATTCAGGGTAGGGTATTGGAAATAGAATTTTTAGGCTCTTATTCTATTGGTCAAGTTGAAGTGCAATACAATGATCAAAAAGAAATTCTGATATGTCATTTGCCCATTGACAATAACGAACAAAGCTCAATTGCTAAAAACTCACAAATTTCTTTTTCCCTTAATCCAAATTCTTTGAAAATTGTCTCTAGTTAGTAATTGGGAATGAAAAAAAGTAAAGACGATTATTTAACCGTTTTTTTTATTGGAATTGCAGCTACTTATATCTTGGTGTCCTTGGCTCTGCCAATGTATGCAATCTTATCTAAAAGTATTGAGAACAAAGATGGTATTTTTATTGGATTAGATAATTATAAATACTACTTTTCCAACCCTTCACTTTTTTATTCGATTTATAACAGTTTATACGTCTCCATTATTTCTACAATTATTTCAGTGAGCTTATCGTTCATGTTTGCTTTTGCATTAACCCGTAGCTGCATGGTTGCTAAACCTTTTTTCCGCTCTATTGCAATGATCCCCATACTTTTACCCTCCTTATTGGCTGGAATAGCTTTAATTTATTTATTTGGTAATCAAGGAATATTTAAGGAGCTATTGATGGGAAGAAGTATTTATGGGCCTATTGGGATTATCATGGCTGAAGTATTTTATACATTTCCCCATGCCTTATTAATTATTATCACTGCTTTATCAATCGCTGATGCAAGATTGTACGAAGCGGCAACCGTATTGCGCGCAGGCCCAATCAAAACATTTTTTACAGTCACTATTCCCTCAGCAAAATATGGATTAATGAGTGCCTGTTTTGTGGTGTTCACACTTGTAATAACTGACTTCGGTATCCCCAAGGTTGTGGGCGGACAATATAATGTTTTAGCAATTGATGTTTATAAACAGGTCATTGGACAACAAAATTTTGAAATGGGAGCAGTAGTAAGTGTTGTTCTTTTAATTCCAGCTATGCTCGCTTTTATTGTTGATAGAATTGTACAAAAAAAACAAGTTTCTATTTTGACAGCTCGCTCTGTTGTATATCAGCCAAAGAAAAACAAAGTGCTAGATACTATTATGCTTGCATACTGCACAATTATTTCACTTTGCATTTTGACAGTTGTTGGAATGTGTCTATACGCAAGTTTAATTAAATTCTGGCCTTACAACCTTTCATTGTCATTGAATAATTATCAATTTGATTTGATGGATGGGGGAGGTTGGGACTCTTATTATAATTCTATTAAAATGGCTTCTTATGCCGCTTTATTTGGCACCATTATTGTGTTTACCACAGCTTACTTTGTTGAAAAAGCACGATCATTTAAATCTGCGAGAACAATGATGCATTTACTTTCCATGATGCCTATGGCCATACCCGGAATGGTTTTAGGATTAGCTTACATATTCTTTTTTAATAATCCCAATAACCCATTTAATTTTATTTATGGAACGATGGCCATATTAGTGATTTGTACTATTACTCACTTTTATACTGTTTCTCATTTAACAGCGCTCACGGCATTAAAGCAAATCGACAATGAATTTGAGAGCGTCGCCTCTTCTTTAAAGCAGCCTTTTTATAAAATGTTTTTTTCGGTCACGGTTCCAATAAGTCTTCCTGCAATATTTGAAATTGGCATTTATTTCTTTGTTAATGCAATGACCACCGTATCAGCAGTCGTTTTTATCTATGGACCTAAAACTACCTTGGCATCTGTAGCAGTGCTTAATATGGATGATGCGGGAGATATCGCCCCCGCTGCTGCAATGGGAATGATGATCTTCTTCACAAATGCTGCTGTGAGGATTGCTTATGTAGTTTTCACAAAAAATATCCTATCGCGATTTCAAAATTGGAGGTTTAAAACAGCTTAAAGAAATTTCTTCTTCTTTAATCTATTCTTTCTTTAGAATTTTTTGATGTTTGTAAAAAAAAATATTTTTATTCTTTTATTTTTTCTTCTCAGCAACTTATCGTTATTCTTCTTTTTTGAAATAAATACTATTTTAGTTATATATTTCTTTGAAATATTAACAGTTTTCACTTTTTTCAAACTATATAGACAAAATAAAATTGAAAATAATGGTATAGATCAATCCGATACTCACCCTAAAAACTCAGAGGAAGAGATCCTATTAAATTTTTTAAATCAATTTTCATTTCCAGTTTTTATTTTGAATGAAAATTTTGTCATTAGTCATCAAAATGTAGATGCTAAAGAAAATTTTGGTGCCAATGATAACAAGGATATCATTTCAGTAATTCGTGATTATGATTTTATTTCTCAATTCGAAAAATATAAAAAAAATAATAATTACAATAATTTTAATTGGAACAAGCCGCTTCCTGATAATCAATATTTTAAAACTGAAATTTTTAAAGTCTCAAAGTTTTATATTATAACAATAGTTGATATTACTTTTGATAAACTAAAAGATGAACAATACAGTGAGAACTTAATGAGCTTAACGCACGAATTAAAAACACCTTTATCTGTAATAATTGGATATCTAGAGACAATAAATTTAAATAATCTCTCAAACAAAGAAAATCAAAATTACTTAGATATTATTAATGCTAAAACTTTTCAAATAAGAGATTTGATAGACCAAACACTAAAGTTGGCCGAAATTGAATCTCTATCAATTCAGAAAATAAGTAATGATTTGCATTCCCTACTAGAAAAATCATTGGACAACTACTCAATTTTGTTCAAGAAGAAAGGTATTCAACTCCATATCGATATCTTAGCTTCAAGAGAAATATTCTTTGATTTCACTCCAAATGACTTTGATTTTGTTTTAAATAATCTTCTATCGAATGCATTGAAGTACACTCCTGCTGGGAAAAATGTATATGTTACAGCAAAGACACAAGATAATAAGACATCTATCATTATTAAAGATGAAGGCATCGGCATTTCTCAAACCGATCTAAACAAAATTACGACTAAGTTTTTTAGAGCCGATCAAAGTAGAAATAGTGAGACAGGCGGGCATGGCCTGGGTCTTGCAATAGTTGATAAATTGCTCTCAAAAAATGGACATAAACTTGAATTTTCAAGTGTTTTGGGTGAGGGATCCACCTTTAAGATAGATCTTCTTTTGTCATAAATCTTTCATATTTCTTTAATATTTTATTTATTTAACCAAAGTAATTTTTTTTAAAATATTAAATCAAAGGAAAATAAGAATGAAAAAATCATTTGTAACACTGCTAGCTTTTGTTGCTTCAACACTTTTTTCTGTTGAATCTTTTGCAAGAGATCAAATAAATATAGTAGGCTCATCTACCGTTTACCCATATGGAACTGTAAACGCTCAAAGACTTGGTGAATCAGGATTTAAAACTCCTACATACAATCCAACAGGAACTGGTGGTGGAATGAAATTATTCTGCGCTGGTGTTGGTGTTGAGCATCCAGATATCACAGGTGCTTCAAGAAACATGAAGTCCAAAGAAGCAAAGCTTTGTTTGGAAAATGGCGTAACAAATGTGATCGAAGTAATGTGGGCTAACGACGGAATTACATTTTCTCATTCAAACACAGCTGAGGATTTTGCCCTAACAAGAAACGATATTTGGAAAGCAATGTCAGCACATGTTGTCGTTGACGGCGAAGTTGTTGAGAACCCATATACATCATGGAATGAAATTAGAGACGATCTTCCAGATTACAAAATTGAGGTATTAGTTGCTCCTCCATCATCAGGAACAAGAGATGCATTCGATGGTGGCGTTATGGAAAAAGGATGTGATCTTCCTGAAGAAATGGAAGATGATTGTGTTCTTTATAGAGAAGATGGAAGAATTATCGAAATGGGCGAAAATGATACTCTAATCGCGCAAAAATTATCTGAAGACAACCAGCGCTTTGGTTACTTCGGTTATTCTTATCTAAAAGATAATGGCGACAAGTTAAAAGCAGCAAGTGTAGAGGGTGTATTACCATCTGGTGAAACAATCGCTTCTTATGAGTATCCTATGGCGAGACCATTATTCATTTACTTAAAAGCTGACCACATAGGTGTCGTACCTGGTATCCAAGAATTTGCACAAATGATGGTAAGTGATGATGCTATTGGTGATAACGGTTACTTAACAAAAATTGGCGCCGCTCCTATGGTTCCTGAGTTAATCTCTAGAGTTAAGAACGTTACTGATAATTTAGACCCAATGGGCTTTAGCATCGAAGCATGCGCAAATAAAGAACACCCATTAAAAGATGCAGGCTACGCTTTCTCAGGAAAGCTTTGCCCATAATCTCACAAACATTTATTCACACAAGGGGCAGATTTTCTGCCCCTTTTTTTTGTAAAATCTATAAACTTCGCAATAAATAAATGGTCTATTTTGCTCTTCTTCTCCTTTTTATAATTTCATATAGTTTTTATTATTTTGGAAAAAGCAGGGCACTGAAATTAAAATTTAATGGCAACCAAAAATTAGCATCCTTGCCAGACTACTACGGTTACTTTTTAGTGCTTGTAGTTTTTTTACCTTCACTGCTCATTTGGTTTATCCTCCTTTTATATAAATCTAATTTTCAAGAAATATATGTGATGTCTCCATCACTGTTCCCAGACATTGCAAAGTGGAGTGATGCAAAGTTTGGATTAATTATGAACAAAATTTCTAATCTTGCCTTGATTGTAAATATCCCAGAGGCAGATTTATTAAAAGGTCAAACTTCATTATTGAATATGTCCTCAGAGAGTGAATTAATTGCAGCTAAGAATCTTGCTTCATTTGACAATATTTACGATTGGTCAATTGTTATTGTCTTTATCTTACTTCCAGTCATTTTAGGTCTCTCTGTTTCACGGTTTATCAATCAAAAATTGAACGTGCAGCCCATCGTCGAAAAAATTATTATCAATATAATTCGTTTAAGCTCTTTAGTTGCTATTTTGGTTACTTTTGGAATATTTTTTTCTTTGATTTTTGAAGCAATAAAATTTTTCCAATACGTCAATTTATTTGATTTCTTTTTTAATACAGCTTGGAATCCTAATCGTGCTTGGGTGATTAGTAGTGGAGAAACGGTTGACCCAGAAATTTTAAAAGATGCATTTGGATGGGTGCCTTTACTTACAGGCACGTTACTGGTGGGATCTGTTGCTATGTTTGTAGCTATACCTTTAGGACTTGCTTCAGCTATTTATCTTGCTGAATATGCATCTACTAAAGTCAGAGATATTGCTAAACCAATCATTGAGATATTGGCCGGAATTCCTACTGTTGTTTATGGTTTTTTTGCTGCTTTAACCTTGGCCCCAATGTTAAAAAATTTTGGTGACTCTGTTGGAATAGACATATCCGCAGAGAGCGCCTTAGCTGCTGGACTTGCAATGGGCGTAATGATTATACCTTTTGTATCATCACTTAGCGATGATGTGATCAGATCTGTTCCTAATTCTCTTCGAGATGGATCCTATGCTTTGGGCGCCACAAAATCTGAGACGATAAAAAAAGTTATTTTGCCTGCTGCGCTTCCAGGTATTATGGGCTCCTTTTTATTGGCTATTTCTAGAGCTATTGGCGAGACCATGATTGTTGTGATGGCTGCAAGTTTACGAGCCAACTTGACGTTCAACCCACTGGAGCCAGCCACAACTATTACGACACAAATTGTTACGGCTTTGATTGGCGATGTAGAATTTGAAAATCCCAAAACTTTAGTTGCCTTTGCTCTAGGTTTATCTTTATTTGTGATGACATTAATTCTTAACATCATTGCCATAACTATTGTAAGAAAGTATCGAGAAAAATATGACTAACATTAAGAAACGATTAAAGGCTGAGAGACGATTTAAATTCTATGGACAATTAGGAGTTTTTCTCTCGCTGCTTTTTGTAACGCTGTTAATGTTAAAAATTTTTACTACTGGTAGTGGAGCATTTTTTAGAACCACTATAGAGGCTGATGTTTTTTTTGATCCAGCTATCATGAAGGTTGATAAAAACTCTTCAGATAAAGAAATTGAAAGAGCATCTTTCGAGGCTTTAGCTGATAGTGTGGTAAATAACAATTTCAAAAATTTGAGCGAAGATGAATTTATCAAAGTTAGAGAAATGTTCACTCGTCGATTTGATTATCAACTTAGAGATTATTTTTTGAATAATAAAAATGATTTTAACAAAACTGTGAAAATGAACATCACAGCTTCCTCGGATCTTGACCAAATTGTAAAAGGTAACTATCCAAGAAATGTTCCTGAGTCACAAAGAAAAATAAATGACTATCAATTGGCCATCTTAGATGATTTAACTCAACAAGATCGAATTGGTTCGACTTTTAACTTTTGGTTTTTTACGAATGGAGATTCAAGAGATCCAGAAACGGCAGGTATCTGGGGAGCAATCATGGGCTCTTTTTATGCTTTAATGGTTTGTTTGGCCTTTGCGTTTCCGATAGGTCTTTTTGCTTCAGTCTATTTAGAGGAGTATACAAAACCAGGTAAAATTACTGATTTAATTGAAGTAAATATTAATAATCTTGCAGCAGTTCCATCAATAGTTTTTGGACTACTTGGACTGGGAATGTTAATTGGAGTATTTAATATGCCATTTCAGGTCCCTCTCGTGGGAGGATTGACACTGGGATTCATGACACTGCCAACGATTATTATTGCTTGTCGTTCTTCATTAAGAGCAGTGCCGCCGTCAATTAGGCACGGCGCATTAGCCCTAGGGGCAACTAAGACACAAACAACTTTCCACCACGTGGTTCCACTCGCTCTTCCTGGAACATTAACAGGAACTATTATTGGAATGGCTCAAGCCCTAGGTGAAACCGCCCCTTTGTTAATGGTTGGGATGGTCGCATTTGTAATGGAAATTCCTGGAGGCCCTTTAGACCCTGCAACAGGCCTTCCCTCCCAAATTTATCTTTGGTCTGAAAGTGCCGAGAGAGGTTTTATTGAGAAAACGTCAGCGGGTATAATGCTGCTGCTACTTTTTCTTATTGTAATGAATTTAACTGCTGTTTTAATAAGAAGAAAGGTTGAAGTTAAATGGTAGATAACAATATCGATTTTGCACTAAAGACTAATAATGTTTATGTGCATTACGGGAATAAGATGGCCATTAATAACGTATCGCTCGATTTTCCTAAAAATGAGGTAACATCCTTGATTGGCCCTTCAGGTTGCGGAAAGTCTACTTTTTTAAGATGTCTTAATAGAATGAACGATGTGATTGATAACTGTAAGGTTGAGGGATCATTTATTATGAATAATACAATTGATATTTACAGCAATGATTTACCAATTGAAAGTTTAAGAGAAAAAATCGGAATGGTTTTTCAAAAACCAAACCCTTTCCCAAAAAGTATTTATGAAAATGTCGCTTATGGTCCTAAGATTCATGGAATTACTTCCTCCAAAAGCGAATTAGATGACGTGGTTAAAGAGTCTCTAAACCGTGCTGGTCTTTATGAAGAGGTTAAAGATAGACTAGATGATGTTGCTACTGGTTTGTCTGGCGGACAACAACAAAGACTTTGTATCGCTAGGGCAATATCTATCAAACCTGAAATAATTTTAATGGATGAACCATGTTCGGCTCTAGATCCTATTGCGACTGCTAAGATTGAACAGTTAATTAATGAATTAAAACAAAACTATACTATCATAATTGTAACTCATTCAATGGCACAAGCATCAAGAGTTTCATATAAAACAGCTTTTTTTCACCTTGGAAATTTAGTTGAATATGGAGATACTTCTAAAATTTTTACGAAACCAGATAATCAAAAAACGAATGACTACATAACAGGGAGGTTCGGCTAATTATGCAACATACAGATAAAAATTATGAAAAGCAGATTAACTCAATTAATGAACAGCTAGTTAAGATGGGATCAATTTTAGAACAGCAGTTTAGCGATGCTCTAAAAGTTGTTGCTTCAAGAGACCAAAATTTAGCAAATACCGTCATTGAAAAAGATAACTTAATAAATCAACTAAATCACGAAATTAGTGATTTAGTTTTTCAAATTATTGCAATGAGACAGCCGATGGCAGATGATCTAAGATTTTTATTTTGTTCAATTAAAATTATCAGAGATTTGGAAAGAATAGGTGACCATTTAACTACAGTCGCAAAAAAAGGTTATAGAGTAAGTACTAACATTCCTGACCAATTAATTGAAAAACTTGAGGTATTAGGTGGGAAAGCATCTGTGATGACCCATGATGCATTAAATTGTTTGTTTGATAGAAAACTGGCAGATGCTGATAAAATAGCCGAACGAGATAATATTATTGATGATTTACATGGTAGTTTTATCAAAGACGTCCTCTCTTATATGAAAGAGCACGATGATTTTATTCCAGACTCTTTAGCTTTAATCCAGATTTCAAAAGGTATTGAGCGTATTGGAGATTATGTAACCAACATTATGGAAGAAGTACATTTCTTAATTGAAGGTAAGTACAATAATTCTTAAAAAAAATTGTTTCCTAAAATATTAGTAGTCGAAGATGATAAGTCTATTTCAGACCTTATTTCTTTGCATTTAAAAAAAAATAATTTCGAATACTTAGTTGTTCATAATGGAGAAGACGCATTATCCCATCTTGATACCTTTATGCCAGATTTCGTTATTTTGGATTGGATGATACCAGGCCTTTCCGGCCTAGAGGTTCTTAGAAGAATTCGAAATAAGCAAGAATATAAAAACTTACCTATATTAATGCTTACAGCCAAAAACTCTGAACAAGATAAGATCATTAGTTTTGAAAGTGGATTAGATGATTATATTACTAAGCCTTTTTTACCAAGCGAACTAATTGCGAGAGTGAAAGCAATTTTAAAAAGAACTAGTCAGTCAAATCAGGATCAAGACAATCTTATTTTTAATGAAATTAAAATAAATACTGTTCAAAAAAAAGCTTACAGAGGAGATAGGCGACTTAACCTTGGCCCCACAGAATTTAATATTTTATTTTTCCTCCTAAAGAATAAACAAAGAGTATTCTCTCGAGAGCAGATATTAAATAAGATTTGGCCTAATCAAGTCAATGTGGAGTTAAGAACAGTTGATGTCCATATTCGCAGACTTCGAAAAGAACTAAATCAAAATGAAGAGAAAGACATAATTCGCACAGTTAGGTCGGCTGGTTATTCTCTAGATTTTGATGAATAATAAAAAAAAAATTTTAGTCCTTTGTACAGGTAACTCTTGTCGTTCAATTATGGCAGAAGGGCTAATCAATCATTTTGGTAAAGATGATTTTCAAGCCTTTAGTGCTGGAAGTAAACCGACAGGCTATGTTCATCCAATGAGCATAAAAACTTTAAAAAAATCAGGTATTTTTAAAACAGATTACAAAAGTCAATCTTGGGATGAATTCCGTGATATAAATTTTGATTTAGTGATCACGGTTTGTGATAATGCTGCAGGTGAATCTTGTCCTGTTTATTTGAGCAGTGCCCCTAAAGTGCATTGGGGCGTTGAAGATCCAGCTAAGTTTAAGGGGAGTGAAGAAGAAATTGAAAATGAATTTCAGCGAATTTTCACAATTCTTGCGAAACGAACCCACGCAATGGTTGAAAAATATAGCGATACCAAAATGTTTCAAATAGAAGAACTAAACCTAATTGGAAATTTAGTTTAAAAATACCTCTTTTAAGTTTTTGAAGAAGTTAAGATTTTTTCTCAAATACTAGCTTATAGATTTTGTAAGCAATACCTAGTCCTATGACTTGAGACCCAATGAATAAGAGGATAGTGGAGGGATGGATACCAGTAAAAGACTCCGTAAGCATTCTTGAAATGGTGACTGCAGGGTTTGCAAAACTAGTAGAAGAAGTAAAAATGAGAGCGGCGCATATGTATATTCCTACATTAAAAGCCACGATATTTTTCCCGTCTGCTCTAGATAGCAAGATAACCATGAGTAATCCAAAAGTAGCAAAGATTTCTGAGATATAAATATTATGTCCACTCCTAATATTGGAAGAGATGTCAATCACATTAAGTCCAAAGAGAAAGTTTGCAAACATCGTGCCTAGGATGGCAGCTACACACTGAATGACTATGTAGATCACTAAATCTTTAGAGGATAATTCTCTCTTAAAAAAAAATAATAAAGAGACAATAGGATTAAAGTGAGCACCAGAGTAGGTTGCAAATATTCGAATTAAAAAAATAAGAGTAAATCCAATAACTATTGCATGACTAAAAAGAATAACCATTTGATCATCTGTATATTGTTGACCAGCAATTCCTGACCCCACAATACTTAATAAGAGGATAAAGGTGCCTAAAAACTCAGATACGTACTTTTGCATTTTAATCTGCCACTCTAAATTAATTTTCACAAATAAATTATGAATTTTTAGTTACATACATCGATTCCTTATCTAGTTCTAAAGATGCAGGGTTTCATGTATTGAAGTA
The window above is part of the alpha proteobacterium HIMB59 genome. Proteins encoded here:
- a CDS encoding phosphate uptake regulator, PhoU (PFAM: PhoU domain~TIGRFAM: phosphate transport system regulatory protein PhoU), with protein sequence MQHTDKNYEKQINSINEQLVKMGSILEQQFSDALKVVASRDQNLANTVIEKDNLINQLNHEISDLVFQIIAMRQPMADDLRFLFCSIKIIRDLERIGDHLTTVAKKGYRVSTNIPDQLIEKLEVLGGKASVMTHDALNCLFDRKLADADKIAERDNIIDDLHGSFIKDVLSYMKEHDDFIPDSLALIQISKGIERIGDYVTNIMEEVHFLIEGKYNNS
- a CDS encoding two component response regulator (PFAM: Response regulator receiver domain; Transcriptional regulatory protein, C terminal~TIGRFAM: phosphate regulon transcriptional regulatory protein PhoB), with translation MFPKILVVEDDKSISDLISLHLKKNNFEYLVVHNGEDALSHLDTFMPDFVILDWMIPGLSGLEVLRRIRNKQEYKNLPILMLTAKNSEQDKIISFESGLDDYITKPFLPSELIARVKAILKRTSQSNQDQDNLIFNEIKINTVQKKAYRGDRRLNLGPTEFNILFFLLKNKQRVFSREQILNKIWPNQVNVELRTVDVHIRRLRKELNQNEEKDIIRTVRSAGYSLDFDE
- a CDS encoding Low molecular weight phosphotyrosine protein phosphatase (PFAM: Low molecular weight phosphotyrosine protein phosphatase), producing the protein MNNKKKILVLCTGNSCRSIMAEGLINHFGKDDFQAFSAGSKPTGYVHPMSIKTLKKSGIFKTDYKSQSWDEFRDINFDLVITVCDNAAGESCPVYLSSAPKVHWGVEDPAKFKGSEEEIENEFQRIFTILAKRTHAMVEKYSDTKMFQIEELNLIGNLV
- a CDS encoding Major intrinsic protein (PFAM: Major intrinsic protein) yields the protein MKINLEWQIKMQKYVSEFLGTFILLLSIVGSGIAGQQYTDDQMVILFSHAIVIGFTLIFLIRIFATYSGAHFNPIVSLLFFFKRELSSKDLVIYIVIQCVAAILGTMFANFLFGLNVIDISSNIRSGHNIYISEIFATFGLLMVILLSRADGKNIVAFNVGIYICAALIFTSSTSFANPAVTISRMLTESFTGIHPSTILLFIGSQVIGLGIAYKIYKLVFEKKS